The Candida dubliniensis CD36 chromosome 2, complete sequence genome contains a region encoding:
- a CDS encoding amino-acid permease, putative (12 probable transmembrane helices predicted by TMHMM2.0 at aa 88-110, 120-142, 173-195, 210-229, 241-263, 286-308, 321-343, 371-393, 430-449, 454-476, 489-511 and 521-543;~In S. cerevisiae: protein involved in excretion of putrescine and spermidine; putative polyamine transporter in the Golgi or post-Golgi vesicles.) yields MTTISPSYEPVLQQPHNNDDSSPPPSYASHILHDIGSSAPIRYIGSLIEEANREGGSANDDHDGILDMVEQVEHFKYKQDLERKLTVTSVIGLGFSLMGVPFGLSSTLWISLMDGANVTILYGWLVVGGFSLCVILSLSEIISKYPTAGGVYHFSSVLSDEKYSNISSWFTGWFLLIGNWTYAISIMFSGSQFILSIFGMKNVYIYKEDRFLVLSVYFILLGVCGFINFKFSKHLEKINKACILWTIYTVLAIDFLLIFSSTRTNSLKDILTKFDNSRSGWPDPLAFIIGLQSSSFTLTGYGMLFSITDEVKTPEKNMPRGAISAVFMAIITGIIFIIPILTILPELEILLDENPNIMPIDLIFKLSTESYLISFLMACLMIGTVIFQSIGSLTTASRSTYALARDGGLPYADLWTQVNSIEDYKLPKNALFLSMVICAILSSLSLISQSAFNAFMGAAVISLALANGVPILCLMINKRKKVRGATFKLGKIGWIINGLSIFWILLSVFILCMPPVIKHLTWSNMNYAILVIILFAIIATFGYKTWGKKSFTGPVIDNDYFELNNLETNVSSSSSRQAAADANVDVDENDFVIIGNDEEEDPDTSSSSSHTKNKNWDQEEEEISIENKLPPIKNKKRINDYQPLEENGSNESRTSNEGEVIFDIDKN; encoded by the coding sequence ATGACGACAATTTCACCTTCTTATGAACCAGTGCTACAGCAACCAcacaataatgatgattcatCTCCACCACCATCTTATGCATCACATATACTACATGATATTGGATCGCTGGCTCCCATTCGATATATTGGAtcattaattgaagaagcCAATAGAGAAGGCGGTAGTGCCAATGATGACCATGATGGTATTCTTGATATGGTTGAACAAGTGGAACattttaaatataaacaagaTTTAGAACGTAAATTAACTGTTACATCAGTCATTGGATTAGGATTTTCATTAATGGGAGTTCCATTTGgattatcatcaacattatGGATATCATTAATGGATGGAGCTAATGTAACTATATTATATGGATGGTTAGTAGTTGGAGGATTCTCACTTTGTGTGATATTAAGTTTATCAGaaattatatcaaaataTCCAACTGCTGGTGGAGTTTATCATTTTAGTTCAGTTTTAAgtgatgaaaaatatagTAATATTCTGTCATGGTTTACTGGATggtttttattaattgggAATTGGACTTATGCTATTAGTATAATGTTTTCTGGATCacaatttatattatctATATTTGGAATGAAAaatgtttatatttataaagaAGATCGATTTTTAGTATTATcagtttattttattttattaggGGTATGtggatttattaattttaaattttctaaacatttagaaaaaattaataaagcTTGTATATTATGGACAATTTATACTGTTTTagcaattgattttttattaattttttcatcaactaGAACTAATTCACttaaagatattttaacaaaatttgataattcaagAAGTGGTTGGCCTGATCCATTAGCATTTATAATTGGGTTACAAAGTTCTTCATTTACTTTAACTGGTTATGGAATGTTATTTTCTATAACTGATGAAGTTAAAACTCCAGAGAAAAATATGCCTCGTGGTGCTATAAGTGCTGTATTTATGGCAATTATAACAGGtataattttcattatcCCCATATTAACCATATTACCAGAATtagaaatattattagatgAAAATCCTAATATTATgccaattgatttaatttttaaattatctaCTGAACTGtatttaatatcatttttaatGGCTTGTTTAATGATTGGTACTGTTATTTTCCAAAGTATTGGGTCTTTAACTACCGCATCAAGAAGTACTTATGCATTAGCTCGTGATGGAGGATTACCTTATGCTGATTTATGGACTCAAGTGAATTCTATTGAAGATTATAAATTACCGAAAAATgctttatttttatcaatggTTATATGTGcaatattatcatcattatcattaatttctCAATCAGCTTTTAATGCATTTATGGGAGCTGCAGTTATATCATTAGCATTAGCTAATGGAGTACCAATATTATGTttaatgataaacaaaCGGAAAAAAGTTCGAGGAGCAACATTTAAATTAGGGAAAATTGGTTGGATTATAAAtggattatcaattttttggatattattatcagtATTTATTTTATGTATGCCTCCAGTGATTAAACATTTAACTTGGTCAAATATGAATTATGCAATTTTGgtgattattttatttgctATAATAGCTACTTTTGGTTATAAAACTTGGGGTAAGAAAAGTTTTACTGGTCCagttattgataatgattattttgAGTTGAATAATTTAGAAACTAACgttagtagtagtagtagccGTCAGGCTGCAGCTGATGCTAATGTTGACGtagatgaaaatgattttgttattattggcAACGATGAGGAAGAAGATCCAGATACTTCTAGCAGTAGTAGTCATACTAAAAACAAGAACTGGgatcaagaagaagaagaaattagtATTGAGAATAAATTACCACCAattaagaataaaaaacgaattaatgattatcaaccattagaagaaaatgGTTCAAATGAGAGTAGGACTAGTAATGAAGGAGAAGtgatttttgatattgataagaattga
- a CDS encoding U3 snoRNP protein, putative (In S. cerevisiae: possible U3 snoRNP protein involved in maturation of pre-18S rRNA, based on computational analysis of large-scale protein-protein interaction data.) encodes MKPSEFLLGDTAYKNAKKSLQSLINQYSTQINTSTNDDSTHISSTNNQGMAIHLVISIKIPLSRKKDYIPRIIPISYKLDDITNKSILLITKDPSIPYRSKLMIKDSPTEDLFSDIYSFKKLKSMINSSKGKKQNLIKIFKNYDIIVCDHRIMKFLPNTLGELFYYKNKKIPFLIQMAKPIITEIERKKFKAQLKANNSSSSSNDIDGLTISKENKIKDNRCDPKYINLQIKSIVGNTNYLPSNVINKGDCISLKIGYTNWSIDKLLININDIIDYLLNKEYFTSIGGEGLIKDLNNLGNIHVKTNQSISLPIIDTTNGMINGKDGHDDDDDDGNDSDFDF; translated from the coding sequence atgaaaccaTCAGAATTCCTATTAGGTGACACAGCTTATAAAAATGccaaaaaatcattacaatcattaataaatcaatatagTACGCAAATTAACACCTCAACTAATGATGATAGTACCCATATTAGTTCTACCAACAATCAAGGTATGGCAATTCATTTAGTAATTAGTATTAAAATCCCTTTATCAAGGAAAAAAGATTATATACCAAGAATAATTCCTATTAGTTATAAATTAGATGATATtacaaataaatcaatcttATTAATTACTAAAGATCCATCAATTCCTTATCGATCTAAATTAATGATTAAAGATTCTCCTACGGAAGATCTATTTCTGGATATTTAtagttttaaaaaattgaaatctaTGATTAATAGTAGTAAAGGgaagaaacaaaatttgattaaaatatttaaaaattatgaTATAATTGTTTGTGATCATCGaattatgaaatttttaCCAAATACATTAGgagaattattttattataaaaataagaaaatcccatttttaattcaaatgGCAAAACCAATAATCACAGAAatagaaaggaaaaaattCAAAGCTCAATTGAAAGCTAacaatagtagtagtagtagtaatgatattgatggaTTGACAATTtctaaagaaaataaaattaaagataatAGATGTGATcctaaatatattaatttacaaatcaaatcaattgttggaAATACAAATTATTTACCAAGTAATGTAATTAATAAAGGAGATTGTATATCATTAAAAATTGGTTATACAAATTGgtcaattgataaattattaattaatattaatgatattattgattatttacttaataaagaatattttACTTCAATTGGTGGTGAAGGACTTattaaagatttaaataatttaggTAATATTCATGTTAAAACTAATCAAAGTATTAGTTTACCAATTATTGATACTACCAATGGGATGATTAACGGGAAAGATGGtcatgatgatgatgatgatgatgggaATGATagtgattttgatttttaa
- a CDS encoding protein ure2 homologue, putative (Similar to S. cerevisiae URE2;~In S. cerevisiae: nitrogen catabolite repression regulator that acts by inhibition of GLN3 transcription in good nitrogen source; altered form of Ure2p creates [URE3] prion.;~In C. albicans: plays an important role in the cellular response to the nitrogen source. ure2 gene plays a major part in the repression of gln1 and gdh2 genes by glutamine, and is required for the inactivation of glutamine synthetase. ure2 gene product may catalytically inactivate gln3 in response to an increase in the intracellular concentration of glutamine.), producing MMSIDQRVQQTMNDNNNNPSNNNNSNNNNTNNQNVNNNSNNNNTHTISNLSAGLKSVSLTDQQQNEVNLNLLQQQLHQEASTQQQQSRITQFFQNQPTEGFTLFSHRSAPNGFKVAIILSELNLPFNTFFLDFNNGEQRTPEFVTINPNARVPALIDHYNDNTSIWESGAITLYLVTKYLKENGECSLWSNNLIEQSQISSWLFFQTSGHAPMIGQALHFRYFHSCPVPSAVERYTDEVRRVYGVIEMALAERREALIMDLDVENAAAYSAGTTPLSQSRFFDHPVWLVGDRTTVADLSFVPWNNVVDRIGINLKVEFPEVYKWTKHMMQRPAVKRALRGD from the coding sequence atGATGTCCATTGATCAACGTGTACAGCAAACCATGAAtgacaataacaacaaccccagtaataataacaatagcaataacaataacactAACAATCAGAAtgtgaataataatagtaataacaacaacacacATACcatttccaatttatcaGCAGGATTAAAATCAGTTTCATTAACtgatcaacaacaaaatgaagttaatttgaatttattacaacaacaattacatCAAGAAGCTTCtactcaacaacaacaatcaagaattactcaatttttccaaaatcaaCCTACTGAAGGATTCACATTATTTTCTCATCGATCAGCACCTAATGGATTTAAAGTTGCTATAATATTATCAGAATTAAATTTACCTTTtaatacattttttttggattttaataatggaGAACAAAGAACTCCTGAATTTGTTACTATAAATCCTAATGCTAGAGTACCAGcattaattgatcattataatgataatacATCTATATGGGAATCTGGAGCAATTACTTTATATTTAGTAaccaaatatttaaaagaaaatggtGAATGTTCATTATGgtcaaataatttaattgaacaaaGTCAAATTTCTTCATGGTTATTTTTCCAAACTTCTGGTCATGCACCAATGATTGGTCAAGCATTACATTTTAGATATTTCCATTCTTGTCCGGTACCAAGTGCTGTAGAAAGATATACTGATGAAGTTCGAAGAGTTTATGGAGTTATTGAAATGGCATTAGCTGAAAGAAGAGAAGCATTAATTATGGATCttgatgttgaaaatgCTGCGGCCTATAGTGCTGGTACTACTCCATTATCTCAATCAAGATTTTTCGATCATCCAGTATGGCTTGTAGGGGATAGAACTACTGTGGCTGATTTATCATTTGTTCCTTGGAATAATGTCGTTGATAGAATTGGTATTAATTTAAAAGTTGAATTCCCTGAAGTTTATAAATGGACTAAACATATGATGCAAAGACCAGCAGTTAAACGTGCCTTACGTGGTGATTAG
- a CDS encoding nuclear pore complex component, putative (2 probable transmembrane helices predicted by TMHMM2.0 at aa 250-272 and 311-333), with protein MPETVLEDSIYEDAVSFTTKPYDSVYPQIDSSIVNLPVTLQRLPRNNSMSGNGLVSTINFNSKSLSSEREHFNNMSLSNVNPSSTSSSTVLKDVNFKILQTKLSLEKDKQWKQQELEVVKRLDRPMYYKPPSHDFKDGFYGIKDCLPPNVKLNDQSPQQQEENDNSFNKATKFPIFINAATAKRAKDNKTHAQVLQSIRNELNEDDINDNDDDPNSTDNPRGSWENPVVKEAISRQINLEYQMKSLIRNIIYLSIFILFKSSISKLFLLLLTARTISPTESDSQLYNYSHNNHMINSQSSPLSNTTSNLTFYFVLITKLIMGYFIINIIISGFKLLKGQDQCYDLPLTIHQRKLLGLKVNDVPEDYVIDEKAEMILKQRRYDLLKNKGKSVNNQQQQQQQQPQSIPKYKKLNDYYCSSYYDGVNEAEEDSMFNINPQFNDKNKDSSLIKNQSLYQPRHDEGGSKSNNPIELNNQVSTSGLKFLGNQTVLGVQNKNMNSKYSLQTIQKAQSKFEKNFDIQFNCN; from the coding sequence ATGCCTGAAACAGTATTAGAGGATTCAATATATGAAGATGCTGTTAGTTTTACTACTAAACCATATGATTCTGTTTATCCTCAAATAgattcatcaattgttaATTTACCAGTAACATTACAACGATTACCACGAAATAATAGTATGAGTGGCAATGGACTAGTTTCTactattaatttcaattctaaatcattatcatctgAAAGAGAGCACTTTAATAATATGTCCTTACTGAATGTTAATCCATCATCAACGTCATCATCCACTGTTTTGAAAGAtgttaattttaaaattttacaaacaaaattatctcttgaaaaagataaacaatggaaacaacaagaattggaaGTAGTCAAACGATTAGATCGTCCAATGTATTATAAACCACCAAGTCATGATTTTAAAGATGGATTTTATGGAATTAAGGATTGTCTTCCTCCAAATGTCAAACTTAATGATCAATCcccacaacaacaagaggAAAACGATAATAGCTTTAATAAAGCAACCAAGTTtccaatatttattaatgcagcaacagcaaaaaGAGCAAAAGACAATAAAACACATGCACAAGTATTACAAAGTATaagaaatgaattgaatgaagatgatataaatgataatgatgatgatccTAATAGTACTGATAATCCACGAGGATCTTGGGAAAATCCTGTTGTAAAAGAAGCAATTTCAAGACAAATTAATCTTGAATATCAAatgaaatcattaatacggaatattatttatttactgatatttattttattcaaatcatcaatttcaaaattattcttattattattaactgCCAGAACCATATCACCAACAGAATCTGATTCTCAATTATATAACTATAGTCATAATAATCATATGATAAATTCTCAATCGTCACCATTATCAAATACCACTTCAAATTTgacattttattttgtattaataacaaaattaattatgggatatttcattattaatataattatttctggtttcaaattattaaaaggTCAAGATCAATGTTATGATTTACCATTAACTATCCATCAACGGAAATTATTAGGATTAAAAGTTAATGATGTTCCAGAAGATTAtgtaattgatgaaaaagctgaaatgattttaaaacaaagaagatatgatttattaaagaatAAAGGTAAGTCTGtcaataatcaacaacaacaacaacaacaacaaccacaatcaataccaaaatataaaaaattaaatgattattattgttcaTCTTATTATGATGGTGTTAATGAAGCAGAGGAAGATTCTAtgtttaatattaatcCTCAATTTAATGATAAGAATAAAGATAGCTCATTGATTAAAAATCAAAGTTTATATCAACCAAGACATGATGAAGGTGGTAGTAAGTCTAATAATCctattgaattgaataatcAAGTATCGACTCTGGGTTTGAAGTTTTTAGGAAATCAAACTGTTCTTGGAGTCCAAAATAAGAATatgaattcaaaatattcattACAAACGATTCAAAAAGCACAAtctaaatttgaaaaaaattttgatattcaattcaattgtaaTTGA
- a CDS encoding cell division control protein, putative (possibly involved in initiation of septation: see Pfam hit), with product MEQELIQIINLLTSNELPTVITGLEQTHQLLMSLLPSIKQYQNLLMNTNNNSASLMYNQRHIKQNRDLQQLIQFQISQDNFQYNLIQYLLPIYDKYKLSLNDYLLSNQIIQGILLIHPNSKRIFNINQHNMKIILDLLDGCNNKDTTNDNIKLSISLISTLIHVLLKNYDNYRIFENLNGCSILIKHFKLSSFENINDQTNTNTNTNSSNNEDEELNNNLNFKIIEFLMLYLSEEIDNTNPNGGGKSIQEKSQFFINDFPEIDSLIENLNQLNNL from the coding sequence ATGgaacaagaattaattcaaatcataaatttattaacatCAAATGAACTACCGACAGTAATAACTGGATTGGAACAAACtcatcaattgttgatgagTTTATTACCATCGattaaacaatatcaaaacttattaatgaataccaataataatagtgcATCATTGATGTATAATCAACGCcatattaaacaaaatcgagatttacaacaattgatacaatttcaaatttcacAAGATAATTTccaatataatttaatacaatatttattaccaatttatgataaatataaattatcttTAAATGATTATCTATTGAgtaatcaaataattcaaggtatattattgattcatCCCAATTCCAAaagaattttcaatattaatcAGCATAATATGAAAATTattcttgatttattagatggctgcaacaacaaagatactactaatgataatataaaattatccatatcattaatatcaacTTTGATTCAtgttttattgaaaaattatgatAATTACcgaatatttgaaaatttaaatgGTTGTAgtatattaattaaacatTTTAAATTGAGttcatttgaaaatattaatgatcaAACCAACACAAACACAAACACTAACAGTagtaataatgaagatgaagaattaaataataatttaaattttaaaatcattgaatttttaatgCTTTATTTAtcagaagaaattgataatactAATCCTAATGGTGGGggtaaatcaattcaagaaaaatctcaattttttattaatgattttccagaaattgattcattaattgaaaatcttaatcaattaaacaatttataa
- a CDS encoding hypothetical integral membrane protein, conserved (9 probable transmembrane helices predicted by TMHMM2.0 at aa 5-27, 87-106, 111-133, 140-162, 193-215, 264-286, 306-328, 333-355 and 365-387;~Signal peptide predicted by SignalP 2.0 HMM (Signal peptide probability 0.801, signal anchor probability 0.105) with cleavage site probability 0.327 between residues 26 and 27), whose amino-acid sequence MSESSTSSIILGCSVAVISSGLQSLGITLQRKSHLLHIQYLPIDSTIPTNTNTSNIEDQQQEHEQEQHLRRQIHLNHQQQKYKRNMWLFGFLLFIIANVLGSIIQISTLPLIILSPLQSIGLIFNSILSCLLLPGDHFTNKLWVGTGIISLGAIIIAYNGNVNSMPPNSPSKPLPPIDERFHLILQKLINPSFVVWFIGTFIMMLGLLLVNYIYLNKKIRQLQSRQPFSIITMSNDNNNNNKAKHIPVNSCNNKYQFFKGVNYGIISGTLTAHTFLFAKSIIDVIIETILHENFKNLFTITNALPYLLLLTMLSIVGLQLTAFNLGLAQITTAILYPLCFLIYNFINLINDLIFNSLITSHKMTWLQLVWIIIGLVGVLCGVVILSWDSAFNANQNQRNFKNGHDHGIGIEDGTDLISMKFPYNNNSGNGIDNDNNVDPHQSYLFGRVDEQTELLEGSRSGSTPLSSSSSYNSADSGPLDVYKPYSDEPTKDSATITIQQQQQKPNIEALIELNDEAAIDAEISMLSKNSTNQRLSFEQNQLLNSLDLSK is encoded by the coding sequence ATGTCTGAAtcttctacttcttctATTATACTAGGATGTTCAGTAGCAGTGATATCATCTGGTTTGCAATCATTAGGTATAACACtacaaagaaaatcacATTTATTACACATTCAATATCTTCCTATAGATTCAACTATTCCAACAAATACCAACACTAGCAATATAGAGGACCAACAGCAAGAACATGAACAGGAACAACATTTACGACGTCAAATAcatttaaatcatcaacaacaaaaatataaacGAAATATGTGGCTTTTCGggtttttattatttattatagCCAATGTTTTAGGGtcaattattcaaataagTACTTTACCATTGATTATACTATCACCTTTACAAAGTATTGgattaatatttaattctattttaagttgtttattattacctGGTGATCATTTCACTAATAAATTATGGGTGGGAACTGGGATAATATCTTTAGGAGCAATAATTATTGCTTATAATGGTAATGTCAATTCAATGCCACCAAATTCACCTTCAAAACCATTGCCACCTATTGATGAAAGgtttcatttgattttacaaaaattgattaatccaagttttgttgtttggtTTATTGGGACTTTTATTATGATGTTGGGATTATTACTTGtgaattatatttatttgaataaGAAAATCCGGCAATTACAATCTCGACaaccattttcaataatcaCAATGAGTAAcgacaataataataacaataaagCAAAACATATTCCTGTAAATTCATGTAAcaataaatatcaattttttaaaggTGTGAATTATGGAATTATTAGTGGTACATTAACAGCTCATACTTTTTTATTTGCCAAATCTATTATTGATGTAATTATTGAAACTATTCTTCATGagaattttaaaaatttatttacaaTTACTAATGCCCTAccatatttattattattaaccaTGTTATCAATTGTTGGACTACAATTAACTGCATTTAATTTGGGTTTAGCTCAAATCACTACGGCAATATTATATCCCTTATgctttttaatttataatttcattaatttgattaatgatttaatttttaattcattaataacAAGTCACAAAATGACTTGGTTACAATTAGTATGGATAATTATTGGATTAGTTGGGGTATTATGTGGAGTAGTAATATTAAGTTGGGATAGTGCATTTAAtgcaaatcaaaatcaaaggaattttaaaaatggaCATGATCATGGAATTGGAATCGAAGATGGCACTGATTTAATCAGTATGAAATTTCCttacaacaataatagtgGTAATGGTATTGACAACGATAATAATGTTGATCCCCATCAATCATACTTGTTTGGTCGTGTTGATGAACAAACAGAATTGCTTGAAGGATCAAGATCAGGATCAACTCCgctttcttcttcttcctcatATAATTCAGCTGATAGTGGTCCATTAGATGTTTATAAACCATACAGTGATGAACCCACAAAGGATCTGGCCACTATTActattcaacaacaacaacaaaaacctAATATTGAGGcattgattgaattaaatgatgaagCGGCCATTGATGCTGAAATTTCCATGTTGTCTAAGAATAGTACTAACCAGAGATTGTCTTTtgaacaaaatcaattattaaaccTGTTAGATTTGAGTAAATAG